The following are from one region of the Microbacterium sp. BK668 genome:
- a CDS encoding glycoside hydrolase family 32 protein, which yields MTDRIQTTFFQRHRRSTIALTLAAAAVLAILALLAWPRGETPEASPSPAATAESSAFERPAGWDPDRPAVHLTPERNWMNDPQRPFLLDGLWHYYYLYNADHPDGNGTAWYHATSTDLVHWTDHGVAIEKYTNGLGDIWTGTAVVDRENTAGFGEDAVVAVVTQQTDGVQRQSLFVSLDGGYSFEPYDGNPVMDNPGVRDFRDPRVLWDEEHGQWVMALAEGGKIGFYTSPDLKAWTYRSGFETADLGVLECPDLFPMTVDGDPARVRWVLAAGANGSSEGMTTGTAYWVGDWDGETFRADGSHQWLDHGADYYAAVTWDDPRLPADQRLSQRYGIGWLNNWAYAGDTPGTQWQGGADSIVRSIRLVSGADGRASLASSPVDALSRLEGARRELAPQTLAADRPLALPASGSDAYRVRVTLDAADSDGGEVRLHIPRGGTAFTTVGYDFGAQSAFVARDADAIAEDMPDTYRAVRSAPAPSAEGTVDLDIVVDVGSVEVFVNGGRASLSMIAAGGEAREGVRVEAVDRSVRVIEASVTPLKVAAIQRSSGTR from the coding sequence ATGACCGACCGGATCCAGACGACCTTCTTCCAGCGCCACCGGCGCAGCACGATCGCCCTCACCCTCGCCGCAGCGGCCGTGCTCGCGATTCTCGCGCTCCTCGCCTGGCCGCGAGGCGAAACGCCGGAGGCATCACCGTCTCCCGCCGCGACGGCCGAGTCGTCCGCCTTCGAGCGACCGGCCGGCTGGGATCCGGACCGCCCGGCGGTGCACCTGACCCCCGAGCGGAACTGGATGAACGACCCCCAGCGGCCGTTCCTCCTCGACGGGCTCTGGCACTACTACTACCTCTACAACGCCGACCACCCGGACGGGAACGGCACCGCGTGGTACCACGCGACCTCCACGGACCTCGTGCACTGGACCGATCACGGCGTGGCGATCGAGAAGTACACGAACGGCCTCGGCGACATCTGGACGGGAACCGCCGTCGTCGACCGCGAGAACACCGCCGGCTTCGGCGAGGACGCCGTCGTCGCCGTCGTGACGCAGCAGACCGACGGCGTGCAGCGGCAGTCCCTCTTCGTCTCGCTCGACGGCGGATACTCCTTCGAGCCGTACGACGGCAACCCCGTGATGGACAACCCCGGGGTGCGCGACTTCCGCGATCCCCGCGTCCTGTGGGACGAGGAGCACGGTCAGTGGGTCATGGCCCTCGCCGAGGGCGGCAAGATCGGGTTCTACACCTCGCCGGACCTGAAGGCGTGGACCTATCGCTCGGGCTTCGAGACCGCGGACCTGGGTGTTCTGGAGTGCCCCGACCTCTTCCCCATGACCGTCGACGGCGACCCGGCGCGCGTGCGGTGGGTGCTCGCAGCCGGCGCGAACGGCTCGTCGGAAGGCATGACGACCGGCACCGCCTACTGGGTCGGCGACTGGGACGGTGAGACGTTCCGCGCGGACGGATCGCACCAATGGCTCGACCACGGCGCCGACTACTACGCCGCGGTCACGTGGGACGACCCGCGGCTCCCGGCCGACCAGCGCCTCAGCCAGCGCTACGGGATCGGGTGGCTCAACAACTGGGCCTACGCGGGCGACACTCCCGGCACCCAGTGGCAGGGGGGCGCCGACAGCATCGTGCGCAGCATCCGTCTCGTGTCCGGTGCCGACGGGCGCGCCTCCCTCGCCTCCTCGCCCGTGGACGCCCTGAGCAGGCTCGAGGGCGCGCGCCGGGAGCTGGCGCCGCAGACCCTCGCCGCCGACCGGCCCCTCGCTCTGCCGGCATCGGGTTCGGACGCCTACCGCGTGCGGGTGACGCTCGACGCGGCGGACTCCGACGGGGGCGAGGTGCGTCTGCACATCCCCCGGGGCGGCACGGCCTTCACGACGGTCGGCTACGACTTCGGTGCGCAGAGCGCCTTCGTGGCACGGGATGCCGATGCCATCGCCGAGGACATGCCTGACACCTACCGGGCGGTGCGGAGCGCGCCGGCGCCCTCCGCGGAAGGGACGGTGGATCTCGACATCGTCGTGGACGTTGGCTCGGTCGAGGTCTTCGTCAACGGCGGTCGGGCCTCCCTCAGCATGATCGCCGCCGGCGGCGAGGCACGCGAGGGCGTGCGGGTCGAGGCCGTGGATCGGAGCGTGCGCGTCATCGAGGCATCCGTCACCCCCCTGAAGGTCGCGGCGATCCAGAGGTCCTCCGGCACGCGGTGA
- a CDS encoding glycoside hydrolase family 68 protein, with product MHTTNRRVSRLVASGLAASALVATTLVAGTSAAIADPGLQDGPEPTTHTQEAYAPEADFTAKWTRADARQLKRLSDPTAASRANSMPAAVTMPTVPQDLPDMSNGEVWVWDTWPLTDEDGNQYSVNGQEIIFSLVADRSLGFDDRHVFAKIGYFYRPAGVPAEDRPENGGWTYGGLVFKEGVTGQIFEDQSFSHQTQWSGSARVYKDGEIKLFFTDVAFYRDETGKNIKPYDPRIALSVGKVHANSKGVKFSGFNKVIDLLQADGTYYQTGAQNEFFNFRDPFTFEDPAHPGETYMVFEGNSAMPRESAKCTEEDLGYQPGDPHAETVEEVNASGATYQIGNIGLAKAKNEDLTEWEFLPPILSANCVTDQTERPQFVFKDGKYYLFTISHRSTFAAGLDGPEGVYGFVGDGIRSDFQPLNDGSGLALGNPTNLNFWGGQPFAPDFNQHPGHFQAYSHYVMPGGLVQSFIDTIGTHDDFVRGGTLAPTVKMDIGVGGDPTRTAVDYSYGNGGLGGWADIPANRHLFTNGKKTVSVSDAAAQRVRAAAGSAFDDYLQGKPVSAAVRAQIEKLLAQYGG from the coding sequence ATGCACACCACGAACCGGCGCGTCTCACGCCTGGTCGCGAGCGGGCTGGCAGCCAGCGCGCTCGTCGCGACGACCCTCGTCGCCGGCACCTCGGCCGCGATCGCCGACCCCGGTCTTCAGGACGGACCCGAGCCCACCACCCACACACAGGAGGCCTACGCCCCGGAGGCCGACTTCACCGCCAAGTGGACGCGAGCCGACGCGCGCCAGCTGAAGCGCCTCTCCGATCCCACAGCCGCATCGCGTGCGAACTCGATGCCGGCGGCGGTCACCATGCCCACGGTCCCGCAGGACCTCCCCGACATGTCGAATGGGGAGGTCTGGGTCTGGGACACCTGGCCACTGACGGACGAGGACGGCAACCAGTACTCGGTCAACGGGCAGGAGATCATCTTCTCGCTCGTCGCCGACCGCAGCCTCGGCTTCGACGACCGTCACGTCTTCGCCAAGATCGGCTACTTCTACCGCCCGGCCGGCGTTCCCGCGGAGGACCGCCCGGAGAACGGCGGCTGGACCTACGGCGGCCTCGTCTTCAAGGAGGGCGTCACCGGCCAGATCTTCGAGGACCAGTCCTTCAGCCACCAGACCCAGTGGTCCGGCTCGGCACGCGTCTACAAGGACGGCGAGATCAAGCTGTTCTTCACCGACGTGGCGTTCTACCGTGACGAGACCGGCAAGAACATCAAGCCGTACGACCCGCGCATCGCGCTGAGCGTCGGCAAGGTGCACGCGAACTCGAAGGGCGTGAAGTTCTCGGGGTTCAACAAGGTCATCGACCTCCTGCAGGCCGACGGGACCTACTACCAGACGGGCGCGCAGAACGAGTTCTTCAACTTCCGCGACCCGTTCACCTTCGAGGACCCGGCGCACCCCGGTGAGACCTACATGGTGTTCGAGGGCAACTCGGCGATGCCCCGAGAGTCGGCGAAGTGCACGGAGGAAGACCTCGGCTACCAGCCCGGAGACCCCCACGCGGAGACGGTCGAAGAGGTCAACGCGTCCGGTGCGACGTACCAGATCGGCAACATCGGGCTCGCGAAGGCCAAGAACGAGGATCTGACCGAGTGGGAGTTCCTTCCGCCGATCCTGTCCGCGAACTGCGTCACCGACCAGACCGAGCGTCCGCAGTTCGTCTTCAAGGACGGCAAGTACTACCTCTTCACGATCAGCCACCGCAGCACGTTCGCGGCCGGGCTGGACGGACCCGAAGGTGTGTACGGCTTCGTCGGAGACGGCATCCGCAGCGACTTCCAGCCCCTCAACGACGGTTCCGGTCTCGCCCTCGGCAACCCCACGAACCTGAACTTCTGGGGTGGCCAGCCGTTCGCTCCCGACTTCAACCAGCACCCCGGACACTTCCAGGCGTACTCGCACTACGTCATGCCCGGCGGCCTGGTGCAGTCCTTCATCGACACGATCGGCACGCACGACGACTTCGTCCGCGGCGGCACTCTCGCGCCCACGGTGAAGATGGACATCGGGGTGGGCGGCGACCCCACCCGCACGGCGGTCGACTACTCCTACGGAAACGGAGGACTCGGCGGCTGGGCGGACATCCCCGCGAACCGCCATCTGTTCACGAACGGCAAGAAGACCGTCTCGGTGTCGGACGCCGCCGCCCAGCGCGTGCGCGCGGCGGCGGGCTCCGCCTTCGACGACTACCTGCAGGGCAAGCCGGTCTCCGCGGCCGTGCGCGCCCAGATCGAGAAGCTGCTCGCCCAGTACGGCGGTTGA
- a CDS encoding LacI family DNA-binding transcriptional regulator, translating to MARARISDVASAAGVSVTTVSLVLNNAEARISDDTRQRVREAAKAVGYEPSSLARGLRTQRTRTVGLISDEIATTPFAGRMLAGAQDVAREQGHLVFLVDTGADAAIERDAIAALAAQQVDAMIYACMWHQVVDAPQGLRSDAVFLDCRPAGGGYRSVVPDDRAGGAAAVRELVAAGHRRIAYLDAGGAKPIASHLRLEGYLEVLGEAGIEPDPALHVEADVSALGGRIAVEGLLDLPEERRPTAIFAFNDRLAVGAYTAAHHRGLDIPRDLSIVGYDDQQFVAAEQDPPLTTIALPHYEMGRWAMEVALGVRAGDEDATHLMECPVIRRDSVGPPPAQVAKPSRRRASVNTERPPWAAPDR from the coding sequence GTGGCCCGCGCTCGGATCTCGGATGTCGCCAGTGCAGCTGGGGTGTCCGTCACGACCGTGTCGCTCGTCCTGAACAACGCCGAAGCCCGCATCTCCGACGACACCCGCCAGCGGGTGCGCGAAGCGGCGAAGGCGGTCGGATACGAGCCGAGCTCGCTCGCCCGTGGACTCCGCACGCAGCGGACCCGGACGGTCGGGCTGATCTCGGACGAGATCGCGACCACGCCGTTCGCCGGCCGCATGCTCGCCGGCGCACAGGACGTGGCGCGCGAGCAGGGTCACCTCGTCTTCCTGGTCGACACGGGAGCCGACGCCGCCATCGAGCGCGACGCCATCGCCGCCCTCGCGGCGCAGCAGGTCGACGCGATGATCTACGCCTGCATGTGGCATCAGGTGGTGGATGCGCCGCAGGGCCTCCGGTCCGACGCGGTCTTCCTCGACTGCCGGCCCGCCGGCGGCGGATATCGCAGCGTCGTGCCGGATGACCGGGCCGGGGGAGCGGCGGCGGTTCGCGAACTGGTGGCAGCCGGGCATCGGCGCATCGCCTATCTCGACGCCGGGGGAGCGAAGCCGATCGCCTCGCACCTGCGTCTCGAGGGCTACCTCGAGGTGCTCGGCGAGGCCGGCATCGAGCCCGACCCGGCGCTGCACGTCGAGGCGGACGTGTCGGCGCTCGGCGGACGCATCGCGGTGGAGGGCCTCCTCGACCTTCCCGAGGAGCGGCGACCGACCGCGATCTTCGCCTTCAACGACCGCCTCGCCGTTGGCGCCTACACCGCGGCGCACCATCGCGGACTCGACATCCCGCGCGACCTGTCGATCGTCGGCTACGACGACCAGCAGTTCGTGGCGGCGGAGCAGGACCCCCCACTCACCACCATCGCACTGCCCCACTACGAGATGGGTCGCTGGGCGATGGAGGTCGCGCTCGGCGTTCGCGCGGGGGACGAGGACGCCACGCACCTCATGGAGTGTCCCGTCATCCGACGAGACTCCGTTGGCCCGCCGCCGGCGCAAGTCGCCAAACCCAGCCGGCGACGGGCTTCTGTCAACACCGAGCGGCCGCCGTGGGCGGCCCCCGATCGGTGA
- a CDS encoding extracellular solute-binding protein: MKRRTPPIIGSAALVGVLALTGCGQAGQGSGTTEDGRTQLTMWTHSAGNPAELEVYERIISDFNDSQDEYEVVHESFPQGAYNDAIVAAAASGDLPCLLDLDGPIMPNWAWAGYLQPLDLPEELTDSLLPTAVGVWDDQIYSAGYWDAALSIFARKSVLDQNGIRIPTVDQPWTTDEFGRALATLKAAGYDTPIDIGAEDAGEWWPYAYSPLLQSFGGDLIDRSTMLTSDGALNGAEAVEWGQWFQSLFADGYASNSATIGNQEFVDDEVALSYTGVWNALAALDAVGDDLLILPPPDLGTGPKIGGGSWQWAISSSCPDPEGAREYLEFSFADEYITAFADNQIVIPATESAAADSKYFGEDGVLRPFVELSQKFAVLRPETPAYAVISSTFETAAKDIMNGADVQATLDRAVSEIDANIASNDGYGFQ; encoded by the coding sequence ATGAAGCGCAGGACGCCGCCGATCATCGGATCGGCAGCCCTCGTCGGGGTTCTGGCACTCACCGGCTGCGGACAAGCGGGCCAGGGGAGTGGAACCACCGAGGACGGACGCACCCAGCTCACGATGTGGACGCACTCGGCCGGCAACCCGGCCGAGCTCGAGGTCTACGAGCGGATCATCTCCGACTTCAACGATTCGCAGGACGAGTACGAGGTCGTCCACGAGTCGTTCCCCCAGGGGGCATACAACGATGCGATCGTGGCCGCCGCGGCATCCGGCGATCTCCCGTGCCTGCTCGATCTCGACGGGCCGATCATGCCGAACTGGGCGTGGGCGGGCTACCTGCAGCCGCTCGACCTCCCCGAGGAGCTGACCGACAGCCTCCTGCCGACGGCCGTCGGGGTCTGGGACGACCAGATCTACTCGGCGGGGTACTGGGATGCGGCGCTCTCGATCTTCGCCCGCAAGTCCGTGCTCGACCAGAACGGCATCCGCATCCCGACCGTCGACCAGCCGTGGACGACGGACGAGTTCGGCCGAGCCCTCGCGACGCTGAAGGCGGCCGGTTACGACACGCCGATCGACATCGGGGCGGAGGACGCCGGTGAGTGGTGGCCGTACGCCTACTCGCCGCTCCTGCAGAGCTTCGGCGGAGATCTGATCGACCGCTCCACGATGCTCACCTCGGACGGCGCCCTCAACGGCGCAGAGGCGGTCGAGTGGGGCCAGTGGTTCCAGAGCCTCTTCGCCGACGGCTACGCGTCCAACAGCGCGACCATCGGCAACCAGGAGTTCGTCGACGACGAGGTGGCGCTGAGCTACACGGGCGTCTGGAACGCCCTGGCCGCACTCGACGCGGTGGGCGACGACCTGCTCATCCTGCCCCCGCCGGACCTCGGCACCGGTCCGAAGATCGGCGGCGGATCGTGGCAGTGGGCGATCTCGTCTTCCTGCCCGGATCCCGAGGGCGCTCGCGAGTACCTCGAGTTCAGCTTCGCCGACGAGTACATCACCGCGTTCGCGGACAACCAGATCGTGATCCCCGCCACCGAGTCGGCCGCCGCGGACTCCAAGTACTTCGGCGAGGACGGAGTGCTGCGCCCGTTCGTCGAGCTGTCGCAGAAGTTCGCGGTGCTCCGCCCCGAGACCCCGGCCTACGCGGTCATCTCGTCGACGTTCGAGACCGCAGCGAAGGACATCATGAACGGCGCGGACGTCCAGGCGACGCTCGACCGGGCGGTCTCCGAGATCGACGCGAACATCGCCTCGAACGACGGCTACGGCTTCCAGTGA
- a CDS encoding sugar ABC transporter permease, which yields MTVTPPTVAAETPRRSLRRFRSIKGRQTWAGLAMMAPAGILLVLFLGIPVILAFGLSFTNARLISPNPPRFVGLDNFMRAFTADPVFIDSVWNTIVFALVVVPVQAGLGLLLALLVNRRLRGVTAFRVIFFIPVVTSIVVVSILWKFMYQEDGLINSMIDMLTFGAWSGVDWLNNPNTALGAIIVLSIWQAVGFHMIIWLAGLQTIPEELYEAAKMDGAGPWRQFTAVTWPGLRPTMVFVLVTITIAALGLFVQVDVMTQGGPVNSTTTIVFHAVRKGYEQQEIGYAAAISLIFFVAVLIIALIQRRLTREKA from the coding sequence ATGACTGTCACTCCTCCCACCGTCGCGGCCGAGACTCCGCGTCGCTCGCTCCGCCGCTTCCGCTCGATCAAGGGCCGCCAGACCTGGGCCGGACTCGCGATGATGGCGCCGGCCGGCATCCTCCTCGTGCTGTTCCTGGGCATCCCGGTCATCCTCGCGTTCGGTCTCTCGTTCACGAACGCGCGGCTCATCTCGCCCAACCCGCCCCGGTTCGTCGGCCTCGACAACTTCATGCGCGCGTTCACGGCCGATCCCGTGTTCATCGACTCGGTGTGGAACACGATCGTGTTCGCCCTCGTGGTCGTCCCGGTCCAGGCAGGTCTGGGCCTTCTCCTCGCACTGCTGGTCAACCGGCGCCTCCGCGGGGTGACGGCCTTCCGGGTGATCTTCTTCATCCCTGTCGTGACCTCCATCGTGGTCGTGTCGATCCTCTGGAAGTTCATGTATCAGGAGGACGGGCTGATCAACTCGATGATCGACATGCTCACCTTCGGGGCGTGGAGCGGCGTCGACTGGCTCAACAACCCGAACACGGCTCTCGGGGCCATCATCGTCCTGTCGATCTGGCAGGCCGTGGGCTTCCACATGATCATCTGGCTCGCAGGACTCCAGACGATCCCCGAGGAGCTCTACGAAGCGGCCAAGATGGACGGCGCCGGGCCCTGGCGCCAGTTCACCGCGGTCACGTGGCCGGGCCTGCGCCCGACGATGGTGTTCGTCCTCGTCACCATCACGATCGCGGCCCTCGGACTCTTCGTGCAGGTCGACGTCATGACCCAGGGCGGCCCGGTGAATTCGACGACGACGATCGTGTTCCACGCGGTACGGAAGGGCTACGAGCAGCAGGAGATCGGGTACGCCGCGGCGATCTCGCTGATCTTCTTCGTGGCCGTCCTCATCATCGCGCTCATCCAGCGGCGCCTCACGCGAGAGAAGGCTTGA
- a CDS encoding carbohydrate ABC transporter permease, with product MATTTPAPPKPTPAGSPAPAPSAATPKSKNGGRVFTYIALTLFGVIFLFPLVFMFVSSLKPDSQILQDIDSPAAFLPVGDISLDNYFGVFDRVPVAQFLFNSILVTVLTVGLGLIVNSMAGFALSRLEWKGRIVVLALVIATLIVPFETIAVPMVYWVAQLPTLVIEGGVLKYDFGWLNTYEVQIVPFIANAFSIFLFTQYFSTIPKSLDEAARIDGASWFTIYRRILVPLSGPAFATVAILTFLPAWNQYLWPLMVVQKEELRPVMVGMQYFFQLNTAWGEVMAYTSLITLPVLIVFLVFQRAFVSSIAASGVKG from the coding sequence ATGGCGACGACCACGCCCGCGCCCCCGAAGCCGACGCCGGCCGGCAGCCCCGCGCCTGCGCCCTCGGCGGCCACGCCGAAGTCGAAGAACGGCGGACGCGTCTTCACGTACATCGCCCTCACCCTCTTCGGGGTGATATTCCTCTTCCCCCTCGTCTTCATGTTCGTCTCGAGCCTGAAGCCCGACAGCCAGATCCTGCAGGACATCGACTCGCCGGCGGCGTTCCTCCCCGTCGGCGACATCAGCCTCGACAACTACTTCGGCGTCTTCGACCGAGTGCCCGTCGCGCAGTTCCTCTTCAACTCGATCCTCGTGACGGTGCTGACGGTGGGGCTCGGCCTCATCGTCAACTCGATGGCGGGGTTCGCGCTGTCGCGGCTCGAGTGGAAGGGCCGGATCGTCGTGCTCGCCCTCGTCATCGCGACGCTCATCGTCCCGTTCGAGACGATCGCCGTCCCGATGGTCTACTGGGTCGCCCAGCTTCCGACGCTCGTCATCGAGGGCGGTGTGCTCAAGTACGACTTCGGCTGGCTGAACACGTACGAAGTGCAGATCGTGCCGTTCATCGCCAACGCGTTCTCGATCTTCCTCTTCACGCAGTACTTCTCGACCATTCCGAAGTCGCTGGACGAGGCGGCGCGCATCGACGGCGCGAGCTGGTTCACGATCTACCGCCGCATCCTGGTGCCGCTGTCGGGACCCGCTTTCGCGACGGTCGCGATCCTCACCTTCCTGCCGGCCTGGAACCAGTACCTGTGGCCTCTCATGGTCGTGCAGAAGGAGGAGCTGCGACCGGTCATGGTCGGCATGCAGTACTTCTTCCAGCTCAACACGGCGTGGGGTGAGGTGATGGCGTACACGTCGCTCATCACGCTGCCCGTGCTGATCGTCTTCCTCGTGTTCCAGCGCGCGTTCGTCAGCAGTATCGCCGCCAGCGGGGTGAAGGGGTGA
- a CDS encoding family 43 glycosylhydrolase: MFDLPGSWVWDFWFADDGDRYHLFFLYASRALGDPEARHYRASIGHAVSTDLVSWTQVPDALVRSDAPAFDDLATWTGSVVRHPDGTWFLFYTGSTLDRSGKNIQRIGYATSPDLEVWTKAAAPVLEAAGPWYETLDSGAWHDEAFRDPWVFPDPEGDGWHMLVTARAAEGPFDGRGVIGHAWSPDLRTWELRPPLSAPSADGFGQLEVMQVEVVDGRPVLLFSCLADHSTPSRQGARAGTWAVPADSVLGPFPMDAAYPVTDERLYVGRLLQRRDDGRWLLFAFRNAGEDGRFVGGVSDPMPVAWRGDRLVIAGEVAGAASVDDIAGTTYEADAIPAR; the protein is encoded by the coding sequence GTGTTCGACCTCCCCGGTTCCTGGGTCTGGGACTTCTGGTTCGCCGACGACGGCGACCGCTACCACCTGTTCTTCCTGTACGCCTCGCGCGCGCTCGGCGACCCCGAGGCCCGGCACTACCGCGCGTCCATCGGTCACGCGGTCTCGACCGACCTGGTGTCCTGGACGCAGGTGCCCGATGCGCTGGTCCGCAGCGATGCGCCGGCGTTCGACGACCTCGCGACGTGGACGGGCTCGGTGGTGCGGCATCCCGACGGCACGTGGTTCCTCTTCTACACTGGTTCCACGCTGGATCGTTCGGGCAAGAACATCCAGCGGATCGGATACGCGACGTCGCCCGACCTCGAGGTGTGGACCAAGGCCGCCGCACCGGTTCTCGAGGCGGCGGGGCCCTGGTACGAGACGCTCGACAGCGGGGCGTGGCACGACGAGGCCTTCCGCGACCCGTGGGTCTTCCCCGATCCGGAGGGCGACGGATGGCACATGCTCGTCACGGCCCGCGCTGCCGAGGGGCCTTTCGACGGGCGCGGCGTCATCGGCCACGCCTGGTCGCCCGATCTGCGCACGTGGGAGCTGCGACCGCCGCTCAGCGCGCCGTCTGCCGACGGCTTCGGCCAGCTCGAGGTCATGCAGGTCGAGGTGGTCGATGGGCGACCCGTGCTCCTCTTCTCCTGTCTCGCCGATCACTCGACGCCGTCCCGCCAGGGCGCACGCGCGGGGACGTGGGCCGTTCCGGCTGACAGCGTCCTCGGGCCGTTCCCGATGGATGCCGCGTACCCCGTCACGGACGAGCGGCTGTATGTCGGGCGGCTCCTGCAGCGCCGCGACGACGGACGCTGGCTCCTCTTCGCCTTCCGCAACGCCGGCGAGGACGGGCGCTTCGTCGGGGGCGTCAGTGACCCCATGCCCGTCGCCTGGCGCGGCGATCGGCTGGTGATCGCCGGCGAGGTCGCGGGCGCGGCATCCGTCGACGACATCGCCGGCACGACCTACGAGGCGGACGCGATACCCGCCCGCTGA
- a CDS encoding GH32 C-terminal domain-containing protein, whose product MMPVPHDSAKTALRRVALLTGAAALVATAALVAPPGMTSAADPPPSHRAQYHFTVPDHWKNDPQRPVFVDGKFHYYYLYNADYDADPTANFGTAWRLATTYDGVVFADQGIAAPKKTNANYDLWSGSAVVDHAGTAGFGAGAVVMLVTQMDHPTPLQQANASGPQAQFLWYSIDGGRTFRPSGEQPVIPNGGRADFRDPKVIWDAERGRWVALIAERDRVSFYTSPDLRNWTRRWEYVNAGIGTIECPDLFPIRADDGTVKWVFGVSANGYATNEPATYAYWTGSFDGTSFRFDAAAPQWLDHGFDWYGAVTWEDPAAPLDRRYAVGWMNNWDYAHTTPTWSADGFNGTDSITRHIRLKRFGSGFSLVSEPVAALRAIATSTRRIGDVRVDGFLPLAYRGDAFQIEADVTRATAANVGLQLRRSADGSRHADVGVTETYAYLNRGQTGHPGNPWKLESRTPVGSTHDTVHLRILVDRTTIEVFVDDGRYVHSSQVFAPHADQGVALYTSGGAATFRNLTITEFGSVQQRPARLLADFEGTGWGGGWSATGAFSALSPVPADLPGQVGRQVADTFAGSDAATGTITSPPFVVDRNFVHFLIAGGDHPLGAEPATSVQLLVDGQPVRTATGDDSARLRHVTWDVRDLAGRTAAFQILDDATGEWGHLMVDQVILSD is encoded by the coding sequence ATGATGCCAGTTCCTCACGATTCCGCCAAGACCGCGCTGCGCCGCGTCGCTCTCCTCACGGGGGCCGCGGCCCTCGTGGCGACCGCCGCGCTCGTCGCGCCGCCGGGGATGACCAGCGCCGCCGACCCGCCGCCCAGTCATCGCGCGCAGTATCACTTCACCGTGCCCGACCACTGGAAGAACGATCCGCAGCGGCCGGTGTTCGTGGACGGGAAGTTCCACTACTACTACCTGTACAACGCCGACTACGACGCCGATCCCACAGCGAACTTCGGCACGGCCTGGCGGCTGGCCACGACGTACGACGGCGTCGTATTCGCCGATCAGGGGATCGCGGCGCCCAAGAAGACGAACGCCAACTACGACCTCTGGTCGGGCTCCGCCGTGGTGGACCACGCCGGCACCGCGGGATTCGGCGCGGGCGCGGTCGTGATGCTCGTGACGCAGATGGATCATCCGACGCCGCTCCAGCAGGCGAACGCGAGCGGTCCTCAAGCGCAATTCCTCTGGTACTCCATCGACGGGGGCCGCACCTTCCGCCCTTCGGGCGAGCAGCCCGTGATCCCCAACGGCGGGCGCGCGGACTTCCGTGATCCGAAGGTGATCTGGGACGCCGAGCGCGGGCGCTGGGTCGCACTCATCGCCGAGCGGGACCGAGTGAGCTTCTACACGTCGCCTGATCTTCGGAACTGGACGCGGCGCTGGGAGTACGTCAACGCGGGCATCGGCACGATCGAGTGCCCCGACCTGTTCCCCATCCGAGCCGACGACGGGACCGTGAAGTGGGTGTTCGGCGTGAGCGCCAACGGGTACGCGACGAACGAGCCGGCGACCTATGCGTACTGGACCGGATCGTTCGACGGCACCTCGTTCCGGTTCGATGCAGCGGCTCCCCAGTGGCTCGACCACGGCTTCGACTGGTACGGCGCGGTCACCTGGGAAGACCCGGCGGCCCCGCTCGACCGACGCTACGCGGTGGGCTGGATGAACAACTGGGACTACGCGCACACCACCCCGACGTGGTCCGCTGACGGGTTCAACGGAACCGACTCGATCACCCGCCACATCCGCCTGAAGCGCTTCGGTTCCGGCTTCAGCCTCGTATCGGAGCCCGTCGCCGCCCTGCGCGCCATCGCGACGTCGACCAGGCGTATCGGCGATGTGCGGGTCGACGGCTTCCTGCCGCTGGCCTATCGGGGCGACGCCTTCCAGATCGAGGCCGACGTCACGCGCGCGACCGCTGCCAACGTCGGCCTGCAGCTGCGGCGATCGGCGGACGGGTCGCGTCACGCCGACGTGGGGGTCACCGAGACGTACGCGTACCTCAACCGCGGACAGACCGGACATCCCGGCAACCCCTGGAAGCTCGAGAGCCGCACCCCCGTCGGATCGACGCACGACACCGTCCACCTGAGGATCCTCGTCGACCGGACGACCATCGAGGTCTTCGTCGACGACGGTCGCTACGTCCACTCCAGTCAGGTCTTCGCGCCGCACGCCGACCAGGGTGTCGCCCTGTACACGAGTGGTGGTGCCGCGACGTTCCGAAATCTCACGATCACGGAGTTCGGCAGCGTGCAGCAGCGTCCCGCCCGCCTCCTCGCCGACTTCGAGGGCACAGGGTGGGGTGGCGGGTGGTCGGCGACAGGCGCATTCTCCGCGCTCTCGCCGGTCCCCGCAGACCTCCCGGGACAGGTCGGCCGGCAGGTCGCCGACACCTTCGCCGGGTCCGACGCCGCGACGGGCACGATCACCTCGCCGCCCTTCGTCGTCGACCGCAACTTCGTCCACTTCCTGATCGCCGGCGGCGACCATCCCCTCGGCGCGGAGCCGGCGACCTCTGTTCAGCTCCTCGTCGACGGGCAGCCCGTGCGCACGGCGACGGGCGACGACTCGGCTCGGCTCCGCCACGTCACGTGGGACGTGCGCGACCTCGCCGGACGGACCGCCGCTTTCCAGATACTCGACGACGCGACGGGGGAGTGGGGGCACCTCATGGTCGATCAGGTGATCCTGAGCGACTGA